Proteins found in one Plasmodium knowlesi strain H genome assembly, chromosome: 12 genomic segment:
- a CDS encoding parasitophorous vacuolar protein 3, putative produces the protein MYEAYKMGLKKWVLFFALSNLISYVKKEGNGFCLCEPIPMPMPQPELDYMDEPIPTLEPEAQPQASPDDGNTNNNNFNWGNNGNFNGGNDDDGDDNDDNDDDDDEIIDNSYDDNNDDDEADNNDDDDEEINDNGIKNSKNKRKRNNL, from the coding sequence ATGTACGAAGCCTATAAAATGGGTCTTAAAAAGTGGGTCCTTTTCTTTGCCCTTTCTAACCTCATTTcatatgtaaaaaaggaggggaacGGTTTCTGCCTATGTGAGCCAATACCAATGCCTATGCCTCAACCCGAACTCGATTACATGGATGAGCCCATACCTACGCTAGAACCAGAAGCACAACCACAAGCAAGCCCAGATGACGGAAATACAAACAACAATAACTTCAATTGGGGGAATAATGGAAACTTCAATGGTGGAAATGATGATGACGGTGACGACAATGACGAcaacgatgatgacgatgatgaaatAATTGATAACTCTTATGATGACAATAATGATGACGACGAGGCTGACAACaatgatgacgatgacgaAGAAATTAACGATAATGGGATTAAGAATtccaaaaacaaaagaaaaagaaataatttgtAG